Part of the Ornithinimicrobium flavum genome, ACGGTCATCGCGCTCATCGTCACCGACCGGGCAGGGGCAGCGTGGGAGGCGCGCCGACGACGGACGGGCGGCCACCCCCGAGGGGTGCCGCCCGTCCGCTCCGGCCCGCTCAGCCGAGGTTCGCGACGATCTCCCGCATCAGGGTGGCCGTCTCCGACGGGGTCTTGCCGACCTTGACCCCGGCGGCCTCGAGGGCCTCCTTCTTGGCCTGGGCGGTCCCGGAGGAGCCGGAGACGATGGCACCGGCGTGGCCCATCGTCTTGCCCTCCGGCGCGGTGAAGCCCGCGACGTACCCCACGACCGGCTTGGTCACGTTGGCCTTGATGTACTCGGCCGCCCGCTCCTCGGCGTCGCCGCCGATCTCGCCGATCATGACGATGGCGTCGGTCTCCGGGTCGTCCTGGAAGGCCTGGAGGCAGTCGATGTGGGTGGTCCCGATGATCGGGTCCCCGCCGATGCCGACCGCGGTGGAGAAGCCGATGTCCCGCAGCTCGTACATCATCTGGTAGGTCAGCGTGCCCGACTTGGACACCAGGCCGATCCGGCCCGGACCGGCGATGTCCGCCGGGATGATGCCCGCGTTGGACTTCCCGGGGCTGATCAGGCCGGGGCAGTTCGGGCCGACGATCCGGGTCGTGCCCTTGTCCCGGGCGTAGGCCCAGAACTCAGCCGTGTCGCGCACGGCGATGCCCTCGGTGATGACCACGAGCAGCGGCATGGCGGCGTCGACGGCCTCGATGACCGCGTCCTTCGCGAACTTCGGCGGGACGAAGACGACCGACACGTTCGCGCCGGTGGCCTCCATCGCCTCGGCCACGGAGCCGAAGACCGGGACGGTCGTGCCGCCCTCGAAGCCGACCTCGGTGCCGGCCTTGCGGGGGTTGACCCCGCCGACCACCTGGGTGCCGGAGCTGAGCATCCGCTGGGTGTGCTTCATACCCTCGGAGCCGGTCATGCCCTGGACGATGACCTTGGAGCTGTCGTCGAGAAAGATTGCCATAGGAGTCAGTGGTCCTTCGTTGTCGGTCTCGTCGGGGCTTACTTGGCGGCCAGCTCGGCGGCCTTGCGGGCGGCGCCGTCCATCGTGTCCTCGATGCTCACGAGGGGGTGGGCGGCCTCGGCGAGGATGCGGCGCCCCTCCTCCACGTTGTTGCCGTCGAGCCGGACCACGAGCGGCTTGGTCTCCTCGTCACCCAGGATCTCCAGCGCCTTGACGATGCCGTTGGCGACCGCGTCGCAGGCGGTGATGCCGCCGAAGACGTTGACGAACACCGATTTCACCTGCTCGTCGCCGAGGATGACGTGCAGGCCGTTGGCCATGACCTCGGCCGAGGCGCCGCCGCCGATGTCGAGGAAGTTCGCGGGCCTGGCGACCCCACCGGTGAACTCCTCCCCTGCGTAGGCCACGACGTCCAGGGTGGACATGACCAGCCCCGCCCCGTTGCCGATGATGCCG contains:
- the sucD gene encoding succinate--CoA ligase subunit alpha, with the translated sequence MAIFLDDSSKVIVQGMTGSEGMKHTQRMLSSGTQVVGGVNPRKAGTEVGFEGGTTVPVFGSVAEAMEATGANVSVVFVPPKFAKDAVIEAVDAAMPLLVVITEGIAVRDTAEFWAYARDKGTTRIVGPNCPGLISPGKSNAGIIPADIAGPGRIGLVSKSGTLTYQMMYELRDIGFSTAVGIGGDPIIGTTHIDCLQAFQDDPETDAIVMIGEIGGDAEERAAEYIKANVTKPVVGYVAGFTAPEGKTMGHAGAIVSGSSGTAQAKKEALEAAGVKVGKTPSETATLMREIVANLG